AACGGGTCTGACCCCAAATTCATCGCAATCCCCGCACGTCGACAAAATGGCCGGCGATGCCCGCCGCCGCCGCCATCGCGGGCGACACCAGGTGGGTACGACCGCCCTGCCCTTGCCGGCCTTCGAAGTTGCGGTTCGAGGTCGAGGCGCAGCGTTCGCCCGGTTCCAGACGGTCCGCATTCATGGCCAGGCACATGGAGCAGCCCGGCTCGCGCCACTCGAAGCCGGCATCCTTGAAGATGCGGTCGAGTCCTTCGCGCTCGGCCTGGTCTTTCACCAGGCCGGAACCGGGCACGACCAGCGCCAGGGTGACGTTCGAGGCGCGGTACTTGCCGCGCACCACGGCGGCCGCCGCGCGCAAATCTTCGATGCGCGAATTGGTGCAGGAACCGATGAAGACCTTGTCGATGCGGATGTCCGCGATCGGCGTGTTCGGCTTCAGCGCCATGTAGACGAGCGCCTTTTCGATGGCGTCACGCTTGACGCTGTCTTTCTCATTGTCCGGATCCGGTACGCGGCCATCGATGCCGACCACCATCTCGGGCGAGGTGCCCCACGTCACTTGCGGTTCGATCTCTTGCGCGTTGAGCGTGACGACGAGGTCGAAACGGGCGCCCGGGTCCGAATGCAGCGTGCGCCAGTAGGCCACGGCGCGTTCCCAGTGCGGACCGGCCGGCGAAAACGGACGGCCCTTGACGTAATTGATGGTGGTGTCGTCCACGCCGATGATGCCGGCGCGCGCGCCCGCCTCGATGGCCATGTTGCACACCGTCATGCGGCCTTCCATCGACAAGGCGCGGATGGCCGAGCCGCCGAACTCGATACAGTAACCGGTGCCGCCGGCCGTGCCGATCTTGCCGATGATGGCCAGCACGATATCTTTCGCCGTCACGCCGGCCGGCAGAGCGCCGTCGACCTGCACCAGCATGGACTTGGATTTCTTTTGCAGCAAGGTTTGGGTGGCCAGCACGTGTTCCACTTCCGACGTGCCGATGCCGTGCGCCAGCGCGCCGAACGCGCCATGCGTGGACGTGTGCGAATCGCCGCAGACCACCGTCATGCCGGGCAGGGTCGCGCCCTGTTCGGGGCCGATCACGTGCACGATACCCTGGCGCTTGTCGTTCATGTTGAAATAGGTCAAGCCGTAGTGCTTGGCGTTCTTGTCCAAGGTTTCCACCTGCAGGCGCGAGACGGGATCGGCAATGCCGTCGACCCGGCTGGTGGTGGGCACGTTATGGTCGGCCACGGCCAGGTTGGCGGAAATGCGCCACGGCTGGCGGCCCGCCACGCTGAGGCCATCGAAGGCTTGCGGACTGGTGACTTCGTGCAGCAAGTGCCGGTCGATGTACAAAATTGTCGTGCCATCATCTTCGGCCCGAACAACGTGGGATTCCCAGAGTTTGTCGTAAAGCGTCTTCATCATGATTTATGCAGCGTTGCCACAGCCTGTAGTAAGTGATCAAGTGATACCAGGTCATACGGTGATCCACAAGGATTATGCCATATATTGCGCGACACAGAACCGAAACAGGCAAAAGCGTGGGATTGGCGATACAAAGTTTGGCCGTATTGTTGGATATGAGCTGGAAATTGCCGATATCGGCATATCGGCGACATGACGGCCCCATCTGCGGGCAGGCCGCCGAACGAGCCACGGCGCGGCCAGAAATCGATACTTTTTCTTTAATCTTTCGTGTATTGTATTTAGACAACAATTTCAGGAAAGACTGCATTGATGAGACTGTGTTCTTTTGCCGCCACGCTCCTGACTACTTTGACAGTCAGCCATACGCAAGCGGCCACGCCGGGCGAGACCTGCCTGCAGGACTTGCGCGTCCTTCCCGCCTTTTTGCTGGAAAACGATACTGGCGCGCGCCAGCATCTGGCACAAAAAGGTCAAGCGTATTTCGATCAGGCATTGGCCAGCGCCAGCACCGCGGCGGCCAGGGTGAACGGTGAGGCTGCCTGCAATACGGTACTGTCCGGTTACCTGAGCCAGTGGCGCAAAGGCCACCTGCAGATCATGCCGACCGGTGCGCTGAAACATGAGACACCAGCTGCAGCACCATCCTCAACCGCCGCGCCAACGGCCACCATCGATGACAGGGCGCCATCGCTGCAGCTGCTGTCGCCGCACACGGCGCTGCTGACCTTACCGAGTTTTTTCCCCGGGTACGCCGGGCTCATCAATGATTTACTGGAAAGCAAGCGCGACGAACTGGCCAGCCGTCGAAACTGGATTATCGATGTGCGGCGCAACAACGGCGGCAGCGACAGCACATATGCGCCCTTGCTGCCATGGCTAGCTTCAGGCGAGAGCGTCAATATCGGTGGCGAATGGCTGTCCACGCCGGCCAATATCGCCAGCCAGGAAAACATCTGCGCGCTGTACGCTCCCGGCGACGCCACCTGCACGAAATATATGGCACTGGCCGTCACCCGCATGCGCAGCGTGCAGCCCGGCCAGTTCGTGGCGCAAAGCACCAACGGGCCTGTCAGCTATGCGAGTGTGTCTGGCCAGGCAGTACAGCCGTCCAGGGTGGCGGTGCTGGTTGACCGCGATTGCGGCAGTTCCTGCGAACAGTTTCTGCTGGAAGCGCGGCAAAGCTTTCGCGTCAAGCTGATCGGACGCAACAGCGGAGGCGCGCTCGATTATTCGAATCTGCGCATGCACCCTCTGCCCTCGGGACGGCGCCAGCTGGCCTACGCCACCTCGCGCTCGGCCCGCTTGCCAGATCTGCAGGTCGATCTCGACGGCATCATGCCCGACATCTACCTGCCGCCGCCGAAGGACGAGGCGGAGCGCGCCCAGGAAATCGTGCGCGTGCAGCGCTGGCTGGAAGGCGGCACCTTACGTCCTAACAACATCTGACACCGCTGGCGCCATAAAAAAAGCCCGCTATGCCTAGCGGGCTTTCTAACGATTGAAGCAAGACTCAGGCAGCTAGACGAACGCTTCCCCGGCAGCCGTCCATCAGGAACGACAGGCCCACGACCAGCACCAGCTCGCCTTCGGCCGAGCGGGCCGTACCCGTGATGCCTTCCACGGTGATGGCCGTCATCGGCTTGATCACCAGGTCGGCCGTGCCATCGACGGCTTCCACGGCAAGAATGTACGGCTGTGGCGCGGCGACGACGATGCCGACGCGTTCGCTGCACGATTCATAGCCCAGGGCACCGGCCAGCGACCGTACGGGCAATGGACGGCCCTGGTCTTTCAGCACGGGCGCGCCACCCACTTCCATGAAGGTTTCCGGCAATTCGACGACGCGCTGCACCACCGCCATCGGCAGCGCCAGCGCGGCGCCCGAGGTCGACACGAGCATGGTCGGCACGATCGACAGTTCGATCGGCAGGCGGATGGCGAACTTCGTGCCCTTGCCCAGCGTCGACTCGATGTGGATGGCGCCGCGGTTTTTCTCCACGGCCGTTTTCACCACGTCCATGCCCACGCCGCGGCCGGAGACGCTGGACGCCACTTCCTTGGTCGAGAAGCCCGGCAGGAACACCAGCTGGAAGCATTCGTCGTTGCTCAACTGCGCGTTTTCGCTGATCAAGCCCTTTTGCTGGGCCTTGCTGCGCAAGAAGACCGGATCCATGCCCTTGCCGTCATCCTGCAGCACGATCATGACGCTGTTGGCCTCTTGCCAGGCTTTCAGCGAAATATACGACTTGGCGGGCTTGCCGGCGGCCAGGCGCGCTTCCGGCGATTCGACGCCATGGTCGAGCGAGTTGCGCAGCATGTGCACGAGCGGATCGTACAGGCTGTCCACGACGACGCGGTCGACTTCCGTTTCCGCGCCTTCGATGGTCAGCTCGACATCCTTGCCCAGGTCTTTCGCCAGCTCGCGCACCAGGCGCGGGAATTTCTGGAACAGGCGGCCGACAGGCTGCATGCGCGTGGCCAGGGTGGCCCGCTGCAGTTCGGTCGAGTAACGCGAGGCGCGCTCCAGGGTTTCCGCCAGGGTCGCCATCAGGGTAGCGGCCTGGCCTTCGAATTTGAATTGCAGCAAGCGTTCGAGCAGCACGGCGGCCTGGTTGGCGGCCTGCACGGATTCGCCCGCCACTTCCAGCAGCGCGTCGAGCTTGACGGCGTCGACGCGGATGCTGTCTTCCTTGACGGGCGCGGCATGGCGCACTTCCGGACGCTCTTCGCGTCGTTCGGCGCCATCCCAGGCCTTGGCGGCCGGCTTGGCGGCAGCGGCAGCAGCGGCGGGCGCAGCGGCGGCCACGACGGCAGGGGCAGCGGCGACGGCGGACACCGGCGCGGCAGCGACCCGGCTGCCCTCGGGCACGACGGCGTTATACATGCCTTCCCAGTCCAGGCCATCGGCGCCGGCGGTGGAGACGGCGGCGGCAGGCGTGGCGGCAGGCACTTCCGCAACCTCGGCAACGGGCGCGGCCACTTCCGCCACCACGGCGGCGGCAGGCGCAGGCGCGTCCATGCCCTTGCCTTCGATGGCGTTCGTCAGGATGTGTTCCAGCTCTTCCGGCATGGCCGGCAAGCTTTCCGGCGCGGCGCCATTGGCCAGTTCCGTCAGCTGGTCGGCGACGAAACCGGACGCCTGCAGCGCCGCCTCGATGGCGATGGGGGTGACGGGCGCGGCGCCCGTGCGCAAGGCGTCGAACAGGTTTTCCGTCAGGTGGCAGGCCGCCACCAGCGCGGGCAAGCCCATGAAGCCGGCACCGCCCTTGATCGTGTGGAAGGAACGAAACACCGCATTCAGTGTTTCCTTGTTGTCAGGATCGCGCTCGAGGCGCAACAAGTGCTCTTCAACATTAACCGCAAGATCCATCGCCTCAACGACGAAATCCTTGAGCATATCGTCCATTAGAATCCCAAATCCGCAAGAAGGTCGTCTACATTATCCTGGTCCAGCGCCACCGACGGCACGGACGGGCCCTGCATCAGCGGCACCGGCTTTTGCGCCAGTTTCTCGCGCACCTCGGCCGGCGCGTTGTCGCGCAACAGCTGGGCCAGTTCGTTTTCCACGGTCTTGGTGATGTTGACCACTTTTTTGATCAGCTGGCCCGTGATGTCCTGGAAGTCCTGCGCCATCATGATTTCCAACAAGCGCGCTTTTTCCGCTTCCGTCGCTTCGGCAACGGCTTGCGCGAACTGGCGCGAGTCGCCGGCCAGGGCCTTGAATTCTTCCAGGCTCAGCTTGCCGTCGAACAGCGCCGTCCAGCGGCCGTCCATGTCCTTGGCTTTCTTCGACAGCACATCCTGCGCCGGCATGCCTTCGTCGAGCGTGTTCAGGACCTTGTTGGCGGCCTGTTCGGTCAGGGTGGCGACGTATTCCAGGCGGTCCTGGGCGTCGACGATCTGCGACGACGCTTCCGTCAGCGCCTTGTCGTAGCCCAGTTCGCGCAGCGAATCGTGCAGCAGGCGCACGATGCCGCCCAGACGCTCGAACATCGGCTTGTCGGACTGGTCGACGGGATCGGCCGCGTCGCCAGACGCCTCGGCGCCGGCCACAGGCAGCGCTTCCGCCTCGGCGGCCACGGGCTCGGCGGCTGCCGGCACGGCGGCGTTGGCCGACACCGAGTCGAACAGCGCGTCGAAATCGTCCTCCGCAATCACGGCGGGAGCGGGCGCGGCGGCAGGCGCGGGCTGAGCCGCGGCCGCACTTTGCGCAGATACTTCATCGAATAATGCGTCGAAATCATCAGCGGCGTTGGTCATATCCCTGCTTCTCCATAATTTGTCAAAATTCCGCCTGAACTGTGCGTTTTACAGACTGATACCCACAATTTCTCGATTAAGATGATTTGAGGCAATACCGCTGCGATGGTGCGAGTGTAGCAGGGCGCCGCCCTGTTGGTAAATCTCAAAACGCGCTTCCTGGTGCAAAGCTGGCCTACAAGAGCTTTTCCACAAGGAAATATGTGTTCCAGCTGTTGTATTTTGAAATACTACCATTGGCGTGCGTGCAAGACCACGCACAGCAGAAGAAATCCTGCTTCCGGGCGTCTGCGCAACAGCGCCACATGGACATCGTTGCAGCTACACACGATCTTTCTGCCAATGTTGTCTATACTGAAGGTGCAGTTGTATTGATAATTATCAAGTCTTTGCATGAATACAATGCTGCCGCCGCGTCTACAATAAGAGGCGTTGCGCGCGCTCAGTCACCGCCAAAGGACCTGCCATGTATAAGAAAATTCTGATCGCCACCGATGGCTCCACCGTCTCCAACCTGACGGCCTGCGCCGGCGTTGCTTTTGCCGAACAGATGCACGCCGACATCCTTGCCTTGTATGTGGCGCCCGAATACCAGTACCCGGTGTACATCGAAATCATTCCGCCAAGCTATCCCAGCGAGGAGGAGTACCGCATCGCCATGCGCAAGGCCGGCGCCGACCACTGGCAGCCCATCCTCGACGCGGCCGCCAAGCGCGGCCTGGAAGCGACGGGCCTGACGGCCTTTTCCGACAGCCCGGCCCTGAAGATCGTGGAAGTGGCGCAATTGCAGCATTGCGATCTGATTTTCATGGGTTCGCATGGCCGCAGCGGCTGGGGGCAATTGCTGTTGGGCAGTGTGACCAATAAAGTGCTGTCGCACTCGAAATTGCCCGTGCTCGTGCATAGGCTGATCAAGGAACCCCCGTCCGAATAAGAGGTCACATGACCACCGGGGCCGCCGTTGCCGGCATATGCAGAAAAAGGCATAATGCGGCCGCCTCAGTTAAAATGACAACGTTTCTCGTTTCTCAACATTTGATTGTCCGGTGACGGACAGAGCAGATTTCACGCATCCAGATTGCCCGCCTATGATACGTATTGTAATTGCCGACGACCACACCATCATGCGAGAAGGCTTGAAGCGCATCCTTGACGGCGCGCCGGATATCGATATCGTGGGCGAAGCCATCGACGGCTTTGAAGTACTCAATCAGGTGCGCCAGGGCGGCTTCGACCTGCTGCTGCTCGACCTGTCAATGCCGGGCCGCAGCGGCGTCGACCTGATCCGGCAAATCCGCAGCGAGGCGCCCAAGCTGGCCATCCTGATCCTCACCATGCACGAGGAAGAACAATATGCGGTGCGCGCCATCCGCGCCGGCGCACAAGGCTATCTAACCAAGGAAAGCGCTGGTACCCAGCTCGTGGGCGCCATTCACAAGGTGGCGTCGGGACGCCCCTACATCAGCGCCGAGGTGGCCGAGCAGCTCGTGCTCAACATCATGATGCCGAATGAAAGCTTGCTGCACAAACAGTTATCGGACCGCGAGTTCGAAGTCTTTTCCCTGCTGGTGGCGGGCAAGTCGATCACGGAAATCGCCAACAACCTGCACCTGAGCGTGAAGACGGTGAGTACGCACAAGACGCGCATCATGCAAAAAATGGGCATGAGTTCGCTGTCCGAAATGGTGCAGTACGCCGTGGCGCACCGCCTGCTCTCCCCCTTCAAGACGTAAGCCCGGCGGCGCGCGCCCGCGCGTCGACCGTAGGAACAATCCTACTCCCCTACCGTAGCTCCTACTGCCATATTCAGCCACTGCTGATATTAATTGCATATGGTTGTTGGCATACTGAAACCAGTAATCAAGTTGCTGGGAAGTTATTTCATCACACAGCAAGTCGTCAGCGAATTGAGCTTTACCAGCCTGGACGCGCGCCGCCCTTTCCCTGCCCGCCGTCTGCGCACCCTGTCATTCAACTCTGAACTACCTGTCACCAGGAGATGAACATGCTGTCCACGCAAACGCCCGAAACCCGCGCCGCCGCCCCATCGCTGGCCCCCTCTTCCCCGATGGAAGCAGGGCGCCAGCGCCAGGGGCGGCTATGGTCGAACCTGAAGGAAGTATGCGATCTGCTGCATATCTCCAGCGCCTGCACCATCGCCGCCGACGAACTGCTGTTCCAGCACGTGCAATTCAAGACGGGCCAGCGCGTGCATACCATCGGCCAACCGTTCGACACCTTGTACATCGTCAATTCGGGCTTCCTGAAAACCGTGCTCATCGACGAATTCGGCAATGAACAGGTACTGAGCTTTCCCATGAAGGGCGACATGCTGGGCGTCGACGGCATCCACTCGCGCCACTACTCCTCGGAAGCGGTGGCCCTGTCCGACTGCGACCTGATCTTGTTGCCGTTCAAGAAGCTGACGGCGCTGGGACGTGTTCACCTGGAACTGGAAAACGTCATGTACGGCGTGATGAGCCGCGAACTGGTGCGCGAACAGGCGATGATCGGCATGCTGGGCGCCTTGAGCGCCGAAGCCCGCGTGGCGCGCTTCCTCGTCTCGCTGGCCGACCGCTTCGCGCAGATGGGCTATTCGAGCAAGCTGTTCAACCTGCGCATGACGCGCCACGAAATCGGCAGCTACCTGGGCCTGACCCTGGAAACGGTGAGCCGCACTTTGTCCGCCTTCAATGAAATCGGCCTGATCTCGGTTGACCAGCGCACCATCGGCATCAAGGATCCGGACGCCCTGAAAACCCTGCGCCGCTTGCCGCCGTCGCGCTCGCGCGCCAAGCAGCTGGCTGCCGCCAAGCTCAAGGCCGACACCACCGCCGCCGCGGCCGCCTCGGCGCAATTGCTGGCCACGATTTAACGCCATCCCGATTTCTTCCAGCTTGGCACAGGCTTGACCCGACCAAGGCGCGCACCGCCTTGGCGGGTCTTTTTTGCTGCCGCTCCCCTTCCATGCCGCACCAATGGCCGTCTTCGCGCAGCGCCATGCTCCACGCTGCCATCCCATCGCAAAAAAGCACGGCTTGCGCATAAATAAGCCTTGCTTTTCGGGCCACATTCAACAATAATGCAAATACGAATCATTCTCAACTGAGATAAAGAAAGCCCAACATGCAAAGCTCAAAACCAGCCTTGATCCAGGATGCCGCTACCGCCCACGTCCGTCCTCCCGTCAGCATGGCCCAGCCGGCGCGCCGCATCACCAGCGAAGCGCTGCTGCAGCAGGGCCGCGAAGTGGAGATTGAGCACAGCGGCAAGATCTATCGCCTGCGCGTCACCCAATTGAACAAGCTGATCCTGACTGCCTGAAGCAGCACGGCAGCCAGTCACCACGCTCGCCAGCCAGTCGCGCCCCGTGCGCGCAGCCAGCCAAACCACCGCACAGGAGTGTTTGATGGCGAACGACCGACCTTCCTCGATGTTTCCTTCCCCGCAAGGCCAGCAGCCTGAATTGCTGCTGTCGGCCGTGCTGCACCTGATGTCGCACTACCATGCGGACAGTCCCTGCGAGAAACTGGCCGCAGTCATCGAACGCCATCTGCAAGCGCTGGCCGGCTCGCCCGGCCTCGGCCCCGTGCTGCAAGCGACTTGCCAGCAACTGTCGCAGCAATGGGCCACCCTGGTGGCGCTGCACCGGCCCGCGCCGCCGAAGACCACCTTGCTCGAGCGCCTGGCACGCATGCTGAGCGCCAGACGTCCTGCCTCGCCGCTGCCGCACTAATTTCTATTTCTCTTCCACCGCTGCCCCACCGCCCAACAGGATATCGCCATGTGTGACAAAGACCAGTCCCTGCCCGTCATCAGCAATTGCGCCCACGCCGACACGGAAACGGCCGCGCTCGCTTCGCGCCGCCGCCGGCTGTGGGAACTGTCGCATACCTGCCATTGCCCGCTGGTCGGCGTAGGCTTGCCCTTGGGCTACCTGCGCAAGCTGGTGGGCAAGATGACGGGCGGGCGCGTGCTGGCCGACGACTACGAAGTGCACGTGGGCGCCGTGACGGAATGCGGCGCGCGCAACCGCCTGTCCGAAGCGCTGCAAAAGGAACTCGAACGCCGCTACGCTCCCGTGATCCTGCGCTTTCGCGGCGCCAAGACCACGGAACAGGTAGCGCAACTGTGGCGCACGGCCGTCGCCAACGGCGACGTGTCGGGCGCCTTCTGGGCCGGCCTGACGCACCCGCGCTGCGACGCCGAGCTGGAAGAGCAGATGTGCCGCGACTTGCACATGATCCAGCACCAGGCCGGCGCCTGCGTACGCGCCGACATGGGCAAATTTACGGCCTTGCAGGAAGAAAATGCGCGCCTGACGCAGGAACTGGCCAAGCTGCAGCAGCGCAGCCAGGCCGCACTGACGGAAAAAACGGGCGAACTGGAACGCCAGGAAGCCGTGCTGCTGCGCACGCGGG
This window of the Janthinobacterium agaricidamnosum genome carries:
- a CDS encoding DUF2325 domain-containing protein, whose translation is MCDKDQSLPVISNCAHADTETAALASRRRRLWELSHTCHCPLVGVGLPLGYLRKLVGKMTGGRVLADDYEVHVGAVTECGARNRLSEALQKELERRYAPVILRFRGAKTTEQVAQLWRTAVANGDVSGAFWAGLTHPRCDAELEEQMCRDLHMIQHQAGACVRADMGKFTALQEENARLTQELAKLQQRSQAALTEKTGELERQEAVLLRTRAESIGKDSVIDGLRAELAQLQAAVPALESRTRLVERLAQMDEREKELRQQIAELKQAQPRQAAGVPPPAPKLEVPTGGKLKMPIRLVDQSVLCVGGRSGNVATYRALIERVGAQFAHHDGGLEDNANLLDSSLAAADLVICQTGCISHSAYWRVKDYCKRTGKRCVFIDNPSISSLARGLQEVSGEMDTAPLAAIQP
- a CDS encoding Crp/Fnr family transcriptional regulator, yielding MEAGRQRQGRLWSNLKEVCDLLHISSACTIAADELLFQHVQFKTGQRVHTIGQPFDTLYIVNSGFLKTVLIDEFGNEQVLSFPMKGDMLGVDGIHSRHYSSEAVALSDCDLILLPFKKLTALGRVHLELENVMYGVMSRELVREQAMIGMLGALSAEARVARFLVSLADRFAQMGYSSKLFNLRMTRHEIGSYLGLTLETVSRTLSAFNEIGLISVDQRTIGIKDPDALKTLRRLPPSRSRAKQLAAAKLKADTTAAAAASAQLLATI
- a CDS encoding protein phosphatase CheZ translates to MTNAADDFDALFDEVSAQSAAAAQPAPAAAPAPAVIAEDDFDALFDSVSANAAVPAAAEPVAAEAEALPVAGAEASGDAADPVDQSDKPMFERLGGIVRLLHDSLRELGYDKALTEASSQIVDAQDRLEYVATLTEQAANKVLNTLDEGMPAQDVLSKKAKDMDGRWTALFDGKLSLEEFKALAGDSRQFAQAVAEATEAEKARLLEIMMAQDFQDITGQLIKKVVNITKTVENELAQLLRDNAPAEVREKLAQKPVPLMQGPSVPSVALDQDNVDDLLADLGF
- a CDS encoding response regulator yields the protein MIRIVIADDHTIMREGLKRILDGAPDIDIVGEAIDGFEVLNQVRQGGFDLLLLDLSMPGRSGVDLIRQIRSEAPKLAILILTMHEEEQYAVRAIRAGAQGYLTKESAGTQLVGAIHKVASGRPYISAEVAEQLVLNIMMPNESLLHKQLSDREFEVFSLLVAGKSITEIANNLHLSVKTVSTHKTRIMQKMGMSSLSEMVQYAVAHRLLSPFKT
- the leuC gene encoding 3-isopropylmalate dehydratase large subunit → MMKTLYDKLWESHVVRAEDDGTTILYIDRHLLHEVTSPQAFDGLSVAGRQPWRISANLAVADHNVPTTSRVDGIADPVSRLQVETLDKNAKHYGLTYFNMNDKRQGIVHVIGPEQGATLPGMTVVCGDSHTSTHGAFGALAHGIGTSEVEHVLATQTLLQKKSKSMLVQVDGALPAGVTAKDIVLAIIGKIGTAGGTGYCIEFGGSAIRALSMEGRMTVCNMAIEAGARAGIIGVDDTTINYVKGRPFSPAGPHWERAVAYWRTLHSDPGARFDLVVTLNAQEIEPQVTWGTSPEMVVGIDGRVPDPDNEKDSVKRDAIEKALVYMALKPNTPIADIRIDKVFIGSCTNSRIEDLRAAAAVVRGKYRASNVTLALVVPGSGLVKDQAEREGLDRIFKDAGFEWREPGCSMCLAMNADRLEPGERCASTSNRNFEGRQGQGGRTHLVSPAMAAAAGIAGHFVDVRGLR
- a CDS encoding chemotaxis protein CheA → MDDMLKDFVVEAMDLAVNVEEHLLRLERDPDNKETLNAVFRSFHTIKGGAGFMGLPALVAACHLTENLFDALRTGAAPVTPIAIEAALQASGFVADQLTELANGAAPESLPAMPEELEHILTNAIEGKGMDAPAPAAAVVAEVAAPVAEVAEVPAATPAAAVSTAGADGLDWEGMYNAVVPEGSRVAAAPVSAVAAAPAVVAAAAPAAAAAAAKPAAKAWDGAERREERPEVRHAAPVKEDSIRVDAVKLDALLEVAGESVQAANQAAVLLERLLQFKFEGQAATLMATLAETLERASRYSTELQRATLATRMQPVGRLFQKFPRLVRELAKDLGKDVELTIEGAETEVDRVVVDSLYDPLVHMLRNSLDHGVESPEARLAAGKPAKSYISLKAWQEANSVMIVLQDDGKGMDPVFLRSKAQQKGLISENAQLSNDECFQLVFLPGFSTKEVASSVSGRGVGMDVVKTAVEKNRGAIHIESTLGKGTKFAIRLPIELSIVPTMLVSTSGAALALPMAVVQRVVELPETFMEVGGAPVLKDQGRPLPVRSLAGALGYESCSERVGIVVAAPQPYILAVEAVDGTADLVIKPMTAITVEGITGTARSAEGELVLVVGLSFLMDGCRGSVRLAA
- a CDS encoding universal stress protein yields the protein MYKKILIATDGSTVSNLTACAGVAFAEQMHADILALYVAPEYQYPVYIEIIPPSYPSEEEYRIAMRKAGADHWQPILDAAAKRGLEATGLTAFSDSPALKIVEVAQLQHCDLIFMGSHGRSGWGQLLLGSVTNKVLSHSKLPVLVHRLIKEPPSE
- the hemP gene encoding hemin uptake protein HemP, which translates into the protein MQSSKPALIQDAATAHVRPPVSMAQPARRITSEALLQQGREVEIEHSGKIYRLRVTQLNKLILTA
- a CDS encoding S41 family peptidase → MRLCSFAATLLTTLTVSHTQAATPGETCLQDLRVLPAFLLENDTGARQHLAQKGQAYFDQALASASTAAARVNGEAACNTVLSGYLSQWRKGHLQIMPTGALKHETPAAAPSSTAAPTATIDDRAPSLQLLSPHTALLTLPSFFPGYAGLINDLLESKRDELASRRNWIIDVRRNNGGSDSTYAPLLPWLASGESVNIGGEWLSTPANIASQENICALYAPGDATCTKYMALAVTRMRSVQPGQFVAQSTNGPVSYASVSGQAVQPSRVAVLVDRDCGSSCEQFLLEARQSFRVKLIGRNSGGALDYSNLRMHPLPSGRRQLAYATSRSARLPDLQVDLDGIMPDIYLPPPKDEAERAQEIVRVQRWLEGGTLRPNNI